AGCAGTTTTCAGGTGCGCGCCGAGTGCCGCATTCCACCGCACATGCCGAGCGTCATCATCTTTGTGCATGGCGTTAATTCCACGGGGGAGTGGTATGACGCGGCGGAACAGGCGTTGTGCGATGGGTTGAATGACCGGTTAAAGCGGCCTGAAGGCGCGAAGCTGAAAGCTAACAATTACATCGCGGTTGATCCTGATACGAAGAAGCCGATTCCTCGTCAGCTCGATCCCGACGCGACCGGAAATTCCCCCGTGATCCGCTTCTATTGGGGTTACAGCGCGGCCCCGGCACCGAGCGCAATTGGCGCATCCCGATGCGCAACCCGCGCGGCTTCGATGCGTGGGCGCCCGTGTGCACGAATGAAAAAGGTCCGTGGTATTGGGGGGGCGGTCCTTTCCAGAACGGCACCAACAACCTGCCGCAATTGTGGAGCTCCGAGGGATTCAAGCGTCACGTGCTCAGGTTCGATATGGAGTCGTTGAACACGGAGTCCGATCGCCAACTGCAGGACTCTCCGCCGCGCACTTACTACGCGCATGCGGCCCAACGGTTGGCCGACCTGATCGACCGGATTCGCGACGAGTGTCCGCGCGATACGGTGACTGTGATGTCGCATAGCCAAGGGACGATGATCGCGCTCGCGGCGACCGCCTTATGCAAGACACGCGCGCCCGATGCGGTGTTTGTGATGAACTCGCCGTATGCCCTCGATGACAAGATCACGGACGCTCTGACTTGCGGTACGGAACGCCCCACTCCGGAGGCGCGCATCAACACTTTCCGGAACATCGCAAACCGGATCAAGCAGGACAAGCACGTTTTCACCGAGACGGAATTGAAGCAGCTTCAGTGCGGCGCGTCCGAGGACATGGATTTCTGGCGGCCCGACAACCGGCGCAAGTCCGGCGTGCACGAGCGCGACAATCATGGCCGACTGTACGTGTACTTCACGCCGCATGATCGCGTGATGGGCGCCACGCCGCTGCAAAGCATCGGCTGGCAGGGCGTGGATGACAAATTGCTCGCCGAGTTGGGCGATACCGTCAAGCAGCGCATGCTGGCGCGCGGTACGCCGGTGGGCGACGCGCCGGGCGTGAGGAAGTTCGGCACGCTGCCGCCTACTCCCGAAGACAAGCTTGTGTCCGGAGCAAAGTCGACCGATTTCTGGAACGGTAACCGGGCTATTTTTACGCCTCTCCTGAAGCTGTGGGCGGTACCGCATCCCGATAAAACGGTAATGATCAACGCCGAGCAGGTGCCGAACCCGGTCACGGAAGAAGAAATGAAATACTTCGATGCGTCTCGTCTGGTTGCGCCTGAGATGGGTAAGTGGGTCAAGAATCCAATCGATCCAAACCAGGGGCAATACGCTGATCCTGACTACCGTTACATGCGCTCGATTTATCAGCCGGAGCGTACCGTTACTACCGAGGATATCTACAGCTCTAGACGCATGACGCGGCCTGAGACCCAGGACGAAATGCTGCAGCGACTCGACACCTATCTCGCCGAGCCAACCAATCACAGCACGTTGCCGCAGCATCACGCGTTTATGCGTCGGGTGGCTGCCTATGATCTCCCAGTCGGCTTTTGTGATGCATATGAGAGACCGGCGTTCTGGACCCGTCTGATGAAATTTGCCGACTGGACGCAAGGCTATGACGATTACTTTGAGCTTGGCGCCCCCCAAAGCGTTGTCAAACCTACCTATATCGATTGGGCTACGGTGGCCGAGGAACAAAGCAAGGCCGAAGTCGAGCAACTTCGGCAACAACAATGGAAAGGGGGAGCGTGATGAGGTACTCGATTGTTGTCATTGTACTGGCTGCCCTGATACAGGGATGCGTGACACAGCAGAGGCAGATATTTTCATTGGGTAATTTTCTGCGTGCAAACGTGCTGCCCTATGATTCACCACCCCAGATCATCTACCGAATCGATGACCACCGTTTTGTGACACTCGAGAACTATCGAGACTGCAATTACGGTCAAGCCTATTACAACGATACGCACGCTGGGATAAAAACAGGCTTGGGTAGAGCGAGTGTCGAAGATTACCAAGGTCGACTAATTAATGCTGATCTGACTGGGCGAAATTTAGCCTTTCCGTCCGGTGCGCCGCCGCATCTTGGAACGTCGGATCACGGCGTCGATGTTGGATTGTTGTATTCGACGGACGGCGGGAGAAGCTTCGCTGCAATGGTTTATATGAAGAACAGTTTTGATCCGTTCGAGGACTCGAAGAACTATTCGGTGTTCGTAACCGAAGACAAAGTCTATGTCGCGAAGAAGTGGGGAGACGACGATGCCTACGTCGTTGTATCTCCGATGGTGCCGGGTATTGACTTAAACAGGCCCTATCCGCCTGGTGTCAGGGGCGGGAGCTTTGCAGCATCAAAGCGACCAGGTGTTTTTTCAAAGCTTCGCACGCCCTCCGGCCAGGACCGCATCACCTGCGACGCGTCGATCAAGCCGTCTAACCCGGATGCACCGCTGGTACCCCAATGACGTACTCGGTTTCACCACCCTTCATGGAGCACACCATCATGAAAAACCCAGTGTGCCTGGGCGATGCGACGACACATGGCGGCGTCGTCAAGACCGCATCATCGACATTCGATCTCGACGGCCGCAAGGTGGCGCTGCTGCATGACGTCGTCTCGTGCCCGGAGCACGGCGACAACTCGATCATCGAGTGCACCGAGGGCTACAGCGAAGGCGGCCGAAAATGGGCGGTGCATATGTGCCGGACGCGGTGTGGCAGCCAGGTGATCGCCAGCAGCAAAGGGATGAAAATCGCATGAGTCGAACGTGGACGATCCCGAACATCGGGGAGTATCAGTACGGCAAGCCACCGTCGATCT
The sequence above is drawn from the Burkholderia stabilis genome and encodes:
- a CDS encoding T6SS immunity protein Tli3 family protein, with the protein product MRYSIVVIVLAALIQGCVTQQRQIFSLGNFLRANVLPYDSPPQIIYRIDDHRFVTLENYRDCNYGQAYYNDTHAGIKTGLGRASVEDYQGRLINADLTGRNLAFPSGAPPHLGTSDHGVDVGLLYSTDGGRSFAAMVYMKNSFDPFEDSKNYSVFVTEDKVYVAKKWGDDDAYVVVSPMVPGIDLNRPYPPGVRGGSFAASKRPGVFSKLRTPSGQDRITCDASIKPSNPDAPLVPQ
- a CDS encoding PAAR domain-containing protein, with the protein product MEHTIMKNPVCLGDATTHGGVVKTASSTFDLDGRKVALLHDVVSCPEHGDNSIIECTEGYSEGGRKWAVHMCRTRCGSQVIASSKGMKIA